In Lolium rigidum isolate FL_2022 chromosome 7, APGP_CSIRO_Lrig_0.1, whole genome shotgun sequence, the DNA window TAAAATTTGAATTACTCTTGGGAAATCAACATAATGGAAGTTTAATGCGCAAATAGAGTAGCTATAATGCTTAAAAATTATAGTATTTAGGAACTACCCATCCAATATACTCTAGTTTGTGTGAAAATTGGAGTGGCTCCATTttgcatctttttttttgttcctgTGATATCTGCAAGAACACAAGACGAATGTAGTAACTAATACACATAAAGGAACGCCATAGATAAGGATTGTATTTTTGAatctttcttccttttctttaaattttttttcttcaaaactgGCTATTCATTGCAAGGGGTTGAATCTTTCAAAATATTCATGTGTTTCTTCACTATATTGACTACTTGGGTACCTTTAAATAACTTATAGAAAATATGTAGTTGATATTTCAATTACtttcatgaaatcatcataaagtcatTTACATGGGTGAAAGTAGCTAGAAAGCTTGAAAAAACAAAAAGAGTTGGGAATTGTCCATCAAATGTTGTCGAGTTAATTTGTGTGAAAATTGGAGTTGTTCCGTTTGCAACATATTCCTTGCACTTGCTTCAGAAAAATGATAGTTTTGACAATTAGAAaacttttttttgtaaaaagaaCATGAAACACAATTTGGAATATGGTTTAATATGGTAGAAGGCACCTTTGTGCAAAAACGTGAAAACACCATTTGGATAAGGATGGAAAAAATATTGTGCAGCACACacaattttattttaaaacttTGTGGTTGCCTCATACACTCATACTACCTCTGTTCAAATAAATAATGCGTATAAATTTAGTTAAATGTCAACATCCTCTTAGTTTGAACAATGTTATAGATAGAAATATGAATATTTACGATACCATATCGATATTAGTAGATGCATCGTAACATATATTTTCACTGCATATTTGTTGTATGTTGTGGATGTtcatattttttaaatatttggtcaactttgactaaatttataatcTTATTTATCGGAACGGAGATAGTACATCACACACCCTTTTTCAAAGAAAAATATACCCTATTTTTGGCATTTAGAAAatgtaaaatattaaaaaattaaaaacagGAAAACACCTTGGCATGAGTATGGTACAAGTCATCCTTGTGCAAAAAATGGAAACATTATGATGAACTTTTTTTATGGTACATCGCTCACACAATAATTATTTTGAAATGGTGTGTGATTGACTCGTACATCACCCTTTTTATTTGCAAAATCGTGTTTGATTCCATCACATACAGTTTTATATTTCCATTTGTGATTCTCCAACACCGCACTGGGTGTTTTCTAAAGGATACGCGTGTCACGTGATGTTGCATTGCGTACGATTTTGCGAAAGGTATGCAGTGAAAGAGGCTTAAATGGCTATTTTCTGTACTAGTGAGTCACGCTTGCCCTCACTTTCTATTTACCATATCAAAACTACAAAATGGCATAAATGTGAAGGAGAATGTTGGAGTCAAGGTTTTTGAATTGATATATGCCTGGAAAGTAAGGTAATTTTAATTGATATATAATGCAGGGCCTTTTTTCTTTCAGCTTGAATTGAAATGGTTATATGCATACAGCTTGCAGTGAAGAATGACCTACGTCATACTAGTAGTGTATAACGTTAGAACCTCTCCTACACTTGCTCTAATACGGATTTATATCTCGAGGGTGTATGTGTACACCTAACTCAACTGATAAAAGTTATTATACGAGCCATTTGATCTAAACTTGATTCTTTTCACCGCCCCTCCTTGAATCTCAATGTTGAGACATGGCATTGTAGAGGGAGTAGTGTTGAACATAAGAAAATCTCACCCAACTTAGGTTTAGTGAAACCGATATCtcgagttgttgttgttgtcttgCCTCAGATTAACTTACTTCCCAGGCAAGCAAACCTAAAGAAAGCAAAACTAGTAATATCTCATATATTCCTTGTCAATCGGTCGCGATGGATTTCGACAAGAAAGGTGAAAAGAGAGCTCCATCCGAGAGTTTCACCTTTTTTACAGCGCCTGCATTCCGTGTCTCTGATGATTACGAATGCTGACGCCTTTCATCACCAATCTCCACATTCCCTGTCGCGCTCCCCATGAAAAGCGCCGCCTTTCGACTGTTGCCTCGATCTCACACAAGCACTCAAACCCTGGCCACCTTTACCGGCTCCGGCCTGTCCGGTCTCCCCATATATAACAACGCGAGGACGTTGTTAGATCTCTGTGCGTAGCCCTAGCCCAAGCAAATCTTCGATCCATTTCCAGTACGAACTTTGGACTAAACTATACTCCAACATGAGGGTTCACCATTTGCATGTGGCCTACCTGGACAAAGCGGCCTCGGCCTCTTCGTCTCCAACAGCTCCATCCACCTCCCCTCCCTGCCCTTCCTCGACATTGCTCCCTTTCGCCTTCCGATGCCTCCGCCCGCTTGCGCCCAAGATCTCGCTCCCGGATCAGCCGAAGACGATGATCGCCCCGCCGACAGCCGACGTCTTCGGCCGGGTCAGAAATGCCACCAAGCTGCTCAGCTGCACCGTCAGAAATCATACCGTACGCACCTAACTATAGTTCTACTAAAGCAGTGATGGAGTAGCTAGCTAGCCGCGTGAAATGCTATTTGAACTAATCATGCAAAATATGCAGGTGCAAGTGCCGGTGGGTGGGACGACGAGGTGGAACCCGTCGGCGGAGCAGATCAAGGTGCTGGAGGCGCTGTACCGCGGCGGGATGCGCACGCCGAACGCGGCCCAGATCGAGCGCATCACGGAGGAGCTCGGGAAGCACGGCCGGATCGAGGGGAAGAACGTCTTCTACTGGTTCCAGAACCACAAGGCCAGGGAACGCCAGAAGCAGAAGCGCGCCGCACTCCTCACCCTCAGCACCCTCGACTCCCCCTCCCTGCCGGAAATCACGACTAAGGTAACCAAGGAAGCATGTGACGACATGACGAGCTGcaagcggcggcgcacctcgtgggGTGACGTGCAAGGTGATGCGGCGACGACAGAGGTGGCCGTCCACCGCACCGACGATGATGTCACCCTGGAGTTATTCCCGTTGCGTCCGCAAGGGAAAGCTTAATTAGTTGTTGACTTTGTTATTCTTGTGCATATACGCCATCCTGCATGCATAGTTGCATACCCATGGATGTGGGCTTTTCTGATTTAGCGTGTGAGTTTGAGATGTTGTTTTAACATGTTTGGGTTGCCTAATTAAAACATGCATTGTCAGAAGTTATCAGTTTCATACTGTGATTATTATTGGCTGTCAGCATGCAAGAGTAGTTTGTACTTCACTTATATTTGAATTAGCGGCTTTATCATTAGGTTCTTGTCATTCATGACCACTACGTCTAAGCTAGTTAGCGTAGAAGACCAACAGAATCTAGCAAACTTAATACCATAGGATTTCAATATGATTCATATGCTTTACTAACACGTGGAAGTTACTATTTGTAGCCCGGCCGCGTCTTACGAAAGCGCCCTAAATGTGAATTCTAACAAATATTCACAAAATTAGTTACAAATAGTTAAGGCGTTTTTAATATTTAAGGTCGTCTTTTGCTACAAGTTGGGACCCCAATAACTTGTTCAAATGCTATCTGTTAGGACCCAACGTGATTTGTTGACATTATCTCCAAGGAGAGAATCGTGTTAATCATGATTTCCTTATTACTTTTGTGCATTCATAAGATTAAGGTCAACCTTAAGTTCCTCTATATGTATAAGATCGATGTTTAAGGTTCCCTATGAACAGGGTTTTCATGCATTGCGGATGCCCTCGGATATATGGTTATGCCATGTCATGTGAGTCATCGTTTATACTTTTACATTATTGGCAATAAGAGTTCACATTGACACCAACTAGAACCTATGTATCAACAACTTGAAAGGTGGTGCGCGAAACTAACTCTTCCaactaatttgaaaaaaaaaagtagaaTAGGTACACCAACATTGAGTGAACTTTTCGTGGAGCGGACCAGTCAGGTGTTGCAGCATGGCAATATGAGATTCTGGCAGCTGCCATCCACCGTCGCAACCAAAATTCAACGGTTGGCAACTTGTTTGATACATGTTTTAAAATCTAATCGTTCTCTCTTCTAAAAGGGGACCAGTCAGGAGTCGCCACGTGGTAATGTGAACTCCCGGAAGTTGTCATCCACCGTTGCTTGCAAAACTCGTTCTCTCCATGTTCTGAAATCCGAACGTCCGCTCCTTATAATTTATCTACATGCATGCGCACTGTAGAGACATGCATGGGCTTACCAAGATGCATGCATGGCGTAGTAGTAAAAGTGCACCAAAAACATGTGATGAAGTACAGAGTTGAAGTAGAGACATGTGATAGTACACAATACAAAATGTAGTAGAAATAAGATACAATACAAAAATATGTTTAAACAAAATATGAAAATTCAACATGTGTTAGCATAATGCTTAATTATACCTTGTTCTTAATAGAAGAAAGTTCACTTTTTGGTTCTTGAACTCTAGTGAAAGTTCACTTTTGGTCCTAGAACTTCCATTTGGTTCAAAATGAACCTTGAACTCTAAGAATCATTCACTTTTAGTTTTTTATCCCAGTTGAGCTAGTCAAATATCTAGTCAAATAAAGCTAGTCAAATATCTGCCATGGGTGACCAAAAACTCAAGGCAACAGTGTAAGGATAGAGAGGCGGCGTGATGCTATAGGCAAGCAAGCGGGCCTTTATGATGCAATGCTTTAAGTGAATTGGAAGAGAGAGAAATCAAGCGAGAGACTAGTTCAAGGATCCAAGGGTTTcactgggtttttttttttgcattctgACATTAACTTCGACATCTAAGCTAGCTTGCGTTTGGTCTGGTTCTAAAGTCTAAACCAATTTGATTGGGTCACTGTTTCTTCTTTCCACGGCAGCGATTTGCTCAACTCGGCTGAAAAGGTGTGAAAATAAACTATTCTGAGAGTTTAAGTTCCGTTCTATACTAAAAGTATTTTTTGGGAATAAAAGTGAACTTTCCCCAGAGTTCAAGGAGGAGGAGTGGACTTTTTTTACACATCTTTCCTTGGTTAAGGAAAAATGGGACAGTAATTATATAAATACCAGAATCATTTATGTGCATATATGCTTGTAGCCTACGCTAGTTCAGGCTTTCTGATCCAATTATACCTAGACCTGACCGTCTGAGCAAGGCTTCGGCTCCAGCTTTATACGATCCCTCATCACCGTGCTTTAAACATCTGCGAGTACGTGTCGAGTGACATCATAGCCATGATAGCGCGAGACATGCTTCGTATGCCAATGATATTGAGTAGAGTTGCATGCATATGATCAGACCTTACGTCGAACGTCAGAGCTTTGTATGGTACTGTACTTGAAAGACATACGTACTACGGAGTATATATGTATGGGAAATTCTTATAGCTAGTGACATGATTTTCCATTAACGCACGGCGCTAGCCGCAAAACAATATCTCCTTCACAGCTTGGTACGTTGGGCGAAAACGATGGGGAGATCGATTTGACACTGACGCCGACGCCGATAAAAGCTGGACACCCTGCCCTGGCGCGTCAGGCCAAGGCGTTGCACGCTGAGGAAAAGACGATCGGAAGCGGTGACCGAGGGAGGGGGCAAAAGGCTCAGTCGACGCCGCAGGGTCTCACCAGCATGCCACGCATGGCGCCACCGGCTAGGGCCGCGTCCAGTCGGAGGGGACGCCGGCGGGGCCGGCCGCCGGAGGCGAGAGAGAGCGTGCAGTACAGTCTGCGGTGCATGCGAATGCGGTGCGCGTCGCGCTTTTGTCGCTCTTTTCCGAGACTCCCACAGTCCCGCCGCTTTTCCGCTTTCTCCGGCCGGCGTCGTGGACGTGCGCCTGGAAAACGACGATCGACGCAGGCGCGCGGGTGGGCCGTGCCGACGGTGGTGCGCGTCCGGCCGGCCATGGGCCACCGCGCAGGCGGCAGGTCCCGTCGTGTTCTGTACCGCGGCTCAGCCAGGCCAGGCTACTATCTGTTGCTGTTCAGGGGCCACCGGGGCGGCTTTTCACTGCTGGGAATGTAGATCCTGCCATATATATTGTCCTATCTGTATACATGTTGTATCTATACGAGTTAGAAAAAAAAGGTCACGTGGCTAGGTAACCATCCCAGTTGCCTAACTACCGTCTCATGTTATGCATGCGTGGTTTAGAAACCTGCTGGCTGCGTACGCATCTAAGATCTGATGACGATGCCGCCGGACAATAGAATCGCAATGCCGACAGGGATCCTACTAATTAAGGGTGCTACATGCGTCGGTCGTCTCCGCCATTGCCGTGATATCGTGGCCACTTCAGTCGACGAAGGGCACCCTCGTACAAGACAATGCAGGCCATACGGGTCACTACAGGGTTATACGTATATGTTAAATTTTTAATTTTACAATCACGCCCCCACTTACGAAGGGTATGAAAAGATCTCCATCGTCTTTATTTTTATCGCAGCTAGAGTTTTACCAAGGGAAGAGCGCCCGAGCGGAAGTGCGGCTTCTCACTTTCACTTCACTCCCGTCGTCTATGCTTTTGTACTTCTGGCTAGCTAGTAGCACATGAATTACACTGAGGCTCGAGAACATAGCAGTCAGCACATGTCCGTCCTGGTTTCCTGCTTGTTTCTCATTAAGGGTATCTTCAACGGggtgacgcattttagcgtctgaaaatatccgcgcgcgtccgtttgtgtcgatCGAAATGGTCAAAATCGAccacgtgtccgtttgcgtcgggataGCTCCAGCGGCACAGACGCATTTTTTCTCGAATTTccattttttataacatgaaaacatagtaaaagacatggaaaaAAAACCCTTAAACGCATGCGCCTACTAGTTCTTCTCGTCGCTGTCGGTCACGACGAGCTCTGGTACCATCCACGACCAGTTGGGAACCGGCGGAACATACGTCGGGCGCGCCGgctgtgctggaggtggaggagcccaggcttgtcgcggaggtggaggtggcggagcACAggcctgtggcggaggtggaggagcccacgggttgtacggcggaggtggaggcggtggtaGAACCGGTGGCGTGGCCGAGTCCCGTAGCGCCAGTCGTAGGGCTTCTTCCTCCGAGAGGCCCGGTGACATGATGTCGGTGgtgtaccggggcagcggcggctgcacaggtcggtccacctccgagacgaggacgccgagcctcgcgatctcgtcgtccgtcatgttgtccgggtactcaaacttttggccctccgccatggccaactgccattcctggaagatgcacgtgacgtagtcgtcgctgttgtccttggcctcctcgttgtcgTACGCCAGCGCCTCGTTGTAGTCGTAGTCATCGTCGTGGTCGTCCTTGATacttctcaaacgtatctataatttcttatgtttcatgctagttttatgacaatactcacatgttttatatacactttacatcatttatatgcattttccggcactaacctattaacaagatgccgaagcgccagttcctgttttctgctgttttttgttacagaaatcctacacaggaaatattctcggaattggacgaaacaaaagcccaggatcttatttttccacgaagcttccagaagaccgaagaggatacgaagtggggccacggggcgccgccaccacagggccgcgcggccaaggggggcccgcgccgccctatggtgtggggcccccgtgcctctcccgactctgcccttccgcctacttatactcttcgtcgcgaaaaccctattaccgagagccacgatacgagaaaagttccagagacgccgcagccaccaatcccatctcgggggattcaggagattgcctccggcaccctgtcggagaggggaatcatcacccggaggactctacatcaccatgatcgcctccagactgatgtgtgagtagttcatccttggactatgggtccatagcagtagctagatggttgtcttctcctcttgtgctatcatgttagatcttgtgagctgcctatcatgatcaagatcatctatttgtaatgttacatgttgtgtttgttgggatccgatgaatatggaatactatgtcaagttgattatcaatatatcatatatgtgttgtttatgttcttgcatgctctccgttgctagtagaggctctagccaagttgatacttgtaacttcaagagggagtatttatgctcgatagtgggttcatgcctccattgaatgcaggacgagtgacgagaaagttctaaggttgtggatgtgcttgttgccactagggataaaacatcaatgctttgtctaaggatatttgtgttgattacattacgcaccatacttaatgcaattgtgcattatttgcaacttaatacggaaggggtgcggatgctaacccgaaggtggactttttaggcatagatgcatgtttggatggcggtctatgttatttgtcgtaatgccctaagtaaatctcatattagtcatcatgataagtatgtgcattgttatgctctctctatttgtcaattgcacaactgtaatttgttcacccaacatgctatttcttattagagagacaccactagtgaactgtggaccccggtccattcttttacatctgaatacaatgtacttcaatcattgttctctactgttctttgcaaacaaacatcattttccacaccatacgtttaatcctttgtttacagcaagccggtgagattgacaacctcactgttaagttggggcaaagtattttgattgtgttctgcaggttccacgttggcgccggaatccctggcgttgcaccgcactacactcctccaccaacaaccttcacgtggccttcatctcctactggttcgataaaccttggtttgttactgagggaaacttgctgctgtacgcatcacaccttccacttggggttcctgcTGACGTGGGTGTTGGattgcaacggcaccagaaagtagcttccttgtgatggtaaagcactcgtccgttgggaaccccaagaggaaggtatgatgtgtacagcagcaagttttccctcagtaagaaaccaaggtttatcgaaccagtaggagtcaaggagcacgtgaaggttgttggtgacggagtgtagtgcggcgcaacaccagtgattccagtgccaacgtggaacctccacaacacaatcaaaatactttgccccaacttaacagtgaggttgtcaatctcaccggcttgctgtaaacaaaggattaaatgtatagtgtggaaaatgatgtttgtatgcgaagaacgatgaaagaacaatgtttgcgatagattgtattcagatgtaaatgaatggaccggggtccacagttcactagtggtgtctctccaataagaaatagcatgttgggtgaacaaattacagttgggaaattgacaaataaacagggcataacaatgcacatacatatcatgatgagtagagtgaaattcaattgggcattacgacaaagtacataaaccgctatccagcatgcatctatgcctaaaaagtccaccttcgggttagcatccgcaccccttccagtattaagttgcaaacaacagacaattgcattatgtgcgtaatgtaatcaacacagatatccttagacaaagcattgatgttttatccctagtggcaacaacacattcacaaccttagaactttctgtcactgtcccagatttaatggaggcatgaacccactatcgagcataaatactccctcttggagttacaagtatcaacttggccagagcctctactagcaacggagagaatgcaagatcataaacaacacatatatgatagattgataatcaacttgacatagtattccatattcatcggatcccaacaaacacaacatgtagcattatgatgtctacgccccctccttttcctgtagacagtgttgggcctccaagagcagaggtttgtagaacagcagcaagtttcccttaagtggatcacccaaggtttatcgaactcagggaggaagaggtcaaagatatctctctcaagcaaccctgcaaccacaaagcaagaagtctcttgtgtccccaacacacctaataggtgcactagttcggcgaagagatagtgaaatacaggtggtatgaataaatatgagcagtagcaacggcaccagaaaagtgctttgctgtccaggactggcgtgtgatgaatggtggtaatattgcaggcagtagagatgcagtaaaacagtaaacaagcagcgatagcagtatttaggaacaaggcctagggatcatactttcactagtggacactgtcaacattgatcacataacggaataaatagatagatgctagactctacactctcttgttggatgatgaacaccactaagcgtgtaggattacacgaaccctcaatgccggagttaacaagctccacaatattcgatgttcatgtttaaataaccttagagtgcatgacagatcaacataaccaaaccaagtactaacatagcatgcacacttgtcaccttcacactacgaaaggaggcataaatcacagcaataccatcatagcaatagttaacttcataatctacaagagatcacaatcatagcctacgccaagtactacacgatgcacacatctgtcaccattacaccgtgcagggaggaataaactactttaataacatcactagagtagcacacgga includes these proteins:
- the LOC124669196 gene encoding WUSCHEL-related homeobox 4-like, translated to MRVHHLHVAYLDKAASASSSPTAPSTSPPCPSSTLLPFAFRCLRPLAPKISLPDQPKTMIAPPTADVFGRVRNATKLLSCTVRNHTVQVPVGGTTRWNPSAEQIKVLEALYRGGMRTPNAAQIERITEELGKHGRIEGKNVFYWFQNHKARERQKQKRAALLTLSTLDSPSLPEITTKVTKEACDDMTSCKRRRTSWGDVQGDAATTEVAVHRTDDDVTLELFPLRPQGKA